CGCAGCTTCTGCCACGCCGCATCACGGTCGGCTCCCTCGAGTTCGGTCGGGACCGCGACGGACACCACTCCGGCGACGACGATCTCGATGGTGTCGGCGGCCCGTATGTTGTACACCCACGCAGGCATTTTGGGTCCACCGAAGTAGGAGCCGGCGATCAGCCAGTCGTCGCCGTCGGGAACTGCGAGGAGTTGGGTGGTCCGGATGGCACCGGTCTTGCGACCCGCCACCCGGATGGTGATGTTCGGGAGATCGGCGATGTCGAG
The sequence above is drawn from the Gordonia rubripertincta genome and encodes:
- a CDS encoding nitroreductase family deazaflavin-dependent oxidoreductase, with product MKVRRSLAIKIGSIPWMPRFLPQIVVGDNAIQTVTGQRMTLLDIADLPNITIRVAGRKTGAIRTTQLLAVPDGDDWLIAGSYFGGPKMPAWVYNIRAADTIEIVVAGVVSVAVPTELEGADRDAAWQKLRTVWPNFDLYEKRTDRRIPVFRLRPAPPAG